The nucleotide sequence CGGCACCCGGGTGCGGCCGCGGGGCGAATGGAACATGCTGGACCCGGATCTGCTGGCCTGGCAGTTCGCGACCCAGCCGATGGAGCGCCTGGCCAAGGACCTGTTCGAGATCCGCCAGATCATCGAGCCGGCGGCGGCGGCCATGGCGGCGGAACGCGCCGATGACGACCAGCGCAAGGCGATCAGCCGCGCCTTCGCCGACATGGAGGCGGCACCGGACGGCGACGCCTCGGTCGAGCCCGACCTGCGCTTCCACCAGTCGATCCTGGCGGCGTCGAACAACGAGTTCCTGCAGCCGCTGGGCGCCCTGATCGAAACCGCGATGGCGTCCAGCTTCCGCATCACCAACAACGCGCCCGGGGCGCTGCAGGTGTCGCTGCCCCTGCACTGCGCGGTGCGCGACGCCATCCTGGCGCATGAGCCGGAGGAGGCGCGCCGGGCGATGCGGATCCTGCTCGAGGACGCGGCGCAGGACATGCGCCGCGCCCTGCCGCACATCAAGCCGAAACCCTAAACACAGCCTAGCCAACAAGGACCTCGC is from Inquilinus sp. Marseille-Q2685 and encodes:
- a CDS encoding FadR/GntR family transcriptional regulator, which translates into the protein MAASAHPDAVTVASRPASRRKEDRRPADQTQGGSKTFSRRSLHGQIAYDIGTRIVRGDIPPGAVLPNESDLSTQFSVSRTALREAIKVLAAKGLVESRPKTGTRVRPRGEWNMLDPDLLAWQFATQPMERLAKDLFEIRQIIEPAAAAMAAERADDDQRKAISRAFADMEAAPDGDASVEPDLRFHQSILAASNNEFLQPLGALIETAMASSFRITNNAPGALQVSLPLHCAVRDAILAHEPEEARRAMRILLEDAAQDMRRALPHIKPKP